A genomic region of Candidatus Pseudomonas phytovorans contains the following coding sequences:
- the ureC gene encoding urease subunit alpha, producing MSRISRQAYADMFGPTVGDRVRLADTALWVEVEKDYTIYGEEVKFGGGKVIRDGMGQGQMLAAEAMDLVLTNALIIDHWGIVKADIGIKHGRIAVIGKAGNPDVQPGVNVPVGPGTEVIAAEGKIVTAGGVDSHIHFICPQQVDEALNSGVTTFIGGGTGPATGTNATTCTPGPWYLARMLQAADSLPINIGLLGKGNASRPDALREQIAAGAVGLKLHEDWGSTPAAIDCCLGVAEEMDIQVAIHTDTLNESGCIEDTLAAIGDRTIHTFHTEGAGGGHAPDIIRAAGQANVLPSSTNPTLPYTVNTVDEHLDMLMVCHHLDPSIAEDVAFAESRIRRETIAAEDILHDMGAFAMTSSDSQAMGRVGEVVLRTWQVAHQMKLRRGPLAPDTAYSDNFRVKRYIAKYTINPALTHGIGHEVGSVEPGKLADLVLWSPAFFAVKPALVIKGGMIVTAPMGDINGSIPTPQPVHYRPMFGALGAARHATRMTFLPQAAMDRGLAEELNLRSLIGVVNGCRRVRKPDMVHNTLQPLIEVDAQTYQVRANGELLVCEPASELPLAQRYFLF from the coding sequence ATGAGCCGTATTTCCCGCCAGGCCTACGCCGACATGTTCGGGCCCACCGTGGGCGACCGCGTGCGGCTGGCTGACACGGCGCTGTGGGTAGAGGTGGAGAAGGACTACACCATCTACGGTGAGGAGGTGAAGTTCGGCGGCGGCAAGGTCATTCGCGACGGTATGGGGCAGGGCCAGATGCTGGCCGCCGAGGCCATGGACCTGGTGCTGACCAACGCCCTGATCATCGACCACTGGGGGATCGTCAAGGCCGACATCGGCATCAAGCACGGGCGTATCGCGGTGATCGGCAAGGCCGGTAACCCGGATGTACAGCCGGGCGTCAACGTACCGGTAGGCCCCGGCACTGAAGTGATCGCGGCCGAAGGCAAGATCGTCACCGCCGGTGGTGTTGATTCGCACATCCACTTCATCTGCCCGCAGCAGGTGGACGAAGCACTGAACAGCGGCGTCACGACCTTCATCGGCGGCGGCACCGGGCCGGCGACCGGCACCAATGCCACCACTTGCACGCCCGGCCCCTGGTACCTCGCGCGCATGCTGCAGGCTGCCGACAGCCTGCCGATCAACATCGGTTTGCTGGGCAAGGGCAATGCCTCGCGGCCTGACGCGCTGCGTGAGCAGATCGCGGCCGGTGCGGTGGGCCTCAAGCTGCATGAGGACTGGGGCTCGACTCCGGCGGCGATCGACTGCTGCCTTGGCGTTGCCGAGGAAATGGACATCCAGGTGGCGATCCATACCGACACCCTCAACGAGTCCGGTTGCATCGAAGACACCTTGGCGGCCATCGGCGACCGGACCATCCATACCTTCCACACCGAAGGGGCCGGCGGTGGCCACGCACCGGACATCATCCGCGCGGCGGGGCAGGCCAACGTGCTGCCATCCTCGACCAACCCGACGCTGCCATACACGGTCAACACCGTGGACGAGCACCTGGACATGCTCATGGTCTGCCATCACCTGGACCCGAGCATCGCCGAGGACGTGGCCTTTGCCGAATCGCGCATCCGCCGTGAAACCATCGCCGCCGAGGACATCCTTCACGACATGGGTGCCTTTGCTATGACCTCGTCCGACTCCCAGGCCATGGGCCGGGTCGGCGAAGTGGTGCTGCGCACCTGGCAGGTTGCCCACCAGATGAAACTGCGCCGTGGGCCTTTGGCGCCAGACACCGCCTACAGCGACAACTTCCGGGTCAAGCGCTACATCGCCAAGTACACCATCAACCCGGCGCTGACCCATGGTATTGGCCACGAAGTGGGCTCGGTAGAGCCGGGCAAGCTGGCTGACCTGGTGCTGTGGTCGCCGGCGTTCTTCGCGGTCAAGCCGGCCTTGGTGATCAAGGGTGGAATGATTGTCACCGCGCCCATGGGCGACATCAACGGTTCCATCCCCACGCCGCAGCCGGTGCACTACCGGCCAATGTTCGGCGCGCTCGGTGCTGCGCGACACGCCACACGCATGACGTTCCTGCCCCAGGCGGCAATGGACCGTGGCCTGGCCGAAGAACTGAACCTGCGCAGCCTGATTGGCGTGGTCAATGGCTGCCGTCGGGTGCGCAAACCAGACATGGTCCACAACACCCTGCAGCCGCTGATCGAAGTTGATGCGCAGACCTACCAGGTGCGTGCCAACGGCGAATTGCTGGTCTGCGAGCCCGCCAGCGAACTGCCGCTGGCACAGCGTTACTTCCTGTTTTGA
- a CDS encoding urease subunit beta, with amino-acid sequence MIPGEIQVAAGDIELNSGRETVSVSVANHGDRPVQVGSHYHFYEVNDALVFDRAPSLGFRLDIPAGTAVRFEPGQARTVQLVAYAGKREVYGFQGKVMGPLEGRS; translated from the coding sequence ATGATCCCAGGTGAAATCCAGGTCGCCGCTGGCGACATCGAATTGAACAGTGGCCGTGAAACGGTCAGTGTCAGTGTGGCCAACCACGGCGACCGGCCGGTGCAGGTCGGCTCGCACTACCACTTCTACGAAGTCAACGACGCGTTGGTGTTCGACCGTGCCCCGAGCCTGGGCTTTCGCCTGGATATCCCGGCTGGCACCGCCGTGCGTTTCGAGCCTGGCCAGGCGCGCACGGTGCAATTGGTGGCCTACGCCGGCAAGCGTGAGGTTTATGGCTTCCAGGGCAAGGTGATGGGCCCGCTGGAGGGCAGGTCATGA
- a CDS encoding urease subunit gamma: MELTPREKDKLLLFTAALLAERRLARGLKLNYPEAVALISAAVLEGARDGRTVAELMSQGREVLTREQVMPGIAEMLHDVQVEATFPDGTKLVTVHDPIV; the protein is encoded by the coding sequence ATGGAGCTGACCCCAAGAGAGAAAGACAAACTGCTGCTGTTTACCGCCGCGTTGCTGGCGGAGCGGCGCCTGGCCCGTGGCCTGAAGCTCAACTACCCGGAGGCCGTGGCGCTGATCAGTGCTGCCGTGCTGGAAGGCGCCCGCGATGGGCGCACCGTTGCCGAGCTGATGAGCCAGGGGCGCGAAGTGCTGACCCGCGAGCAGGTAATGCCTGGCATTGCCGAAATGCTCCACGACGTGCAGGTCGAAGCGACCTTCCCGGATGGCACCAAGCTTGTGACCGTGCATGACCCTATTGTCTGA
- a CDS encoding urease accessory protein UreD has translation MSLAEQIEQQQDDAGWSAHLQLRFVRRDDVTRLGARRHFGPLLVQRPFYPEGAPCHVYVLHPPGGIVAGDRLDLDIHLEPGSHALLTMPGASKFYRSIGPTARLTQRFQLAAGSTLEWLPQDSIFFSGARASLHSRFTLEPGARLLAWETLCLGRPVMNERFDQGALDSRLHIELPDEVGLHERLRIEGGRLDKLGGYPLLATFCAAPADQAVLEQVRPLLDELANPAGATLLGSLLVIRVLDHDNQHLQRTLQRLWHVLRPAVLGLPACPPRIWAT, from the coding sequence ATGTCGCTCGCGGAGCAGATCGAACAACAACAAGACGATGCAGGCTGGAGCGCCCACCTGCAGTTGCGCTTTGTCAGGCGCGACGATGTGACCCGCCTTGGTGCGCGTCGGCATTTCGGACCTCTTTTGGTGCAGCGGCCCTTCTACCCGGAAGGTGCACCGTGCCATGTCTATGTGCTGCACCCGCCGGGTGGCATCGTTGCCGGCGACCGCCTTGATCTGGATATACACCTGGAACCCGGCAGCCATGCGCTGCTGACCATGCCTGGTGCCAGCAAGTTCTACCGCAGCATTGGCCCGACTGCACGGCTGACCCAGCGTTTTCAGCTGGCCGCCGGCAGCACCCTGGAATGGCTGCCGCAAGACAGCATCTTCTTTTCTGGGGCACGCGCCAGCCTGCACAGCCGTTTCACCCTCGAACCCGGGGCGCGCCTGCTGGCCTGGGAAACCCTGTGCCTGGGGCGCCCTGTCATGAACGAGCGTTTCGATCAGGGCGCCCTGGACAGCCGTTTGCACATTGAACTACCCGACGAAGTCGGCCTGCATGAACGCCTGCGTATCGAAGGCGGGCGCCTGGACAAGCTCGGCGGCTACCCGCTGCTCGCTACGTTCTGTGCGGCACCTGCCGACCAGGCAGTGCTGGAGCAGGTTCGCCCACTGCTCGATGAACTGGCCAACCCGGCCGGCGCGACCTTGCTGGGGTCGTTGCTGGTTATCCGTGTGCTTGACCATGACAACCAACACCTGCAACGCACCCTGCAACGCCTTTGGCATGTGCTGCGCCCGGCCGTGCTTGGCCTGCCCGCCTGCCCACCGCGAATCTGGGCTACCTGA
- a CDS encoding tyrosine-type recombinase/integrase has protein sequence MSDLPKNPLLQYMARLAPSSQQTMRYILQDAADRLGFVDCNLVDVPWHRLEPGHVIALVSALRADGYAPNSSSLYVNAIRGVMNEAWRQGLIDHEQLLRIREVKPATGSRLPPGRNLRRSLIRELMDVCASDPRPQGVRDAAIIALLYGTGMRKSESVDIDLAQVDFQARSLQVVGKGNHQLIKYAPPWAFEKLQAWLDLRRQDLPAGAEDDLFLFNRIRRGSHITRARITKHAIYYIARQRGAQVGVKIMPHDFRRAFITRVIEEHDLSIAQKLAHHANIQTTAIYDRRDDNERRRAVDRFDY, from the coding sequence TTGTCCGATCTCCCGAAAAATCCGCTGCTGCAGTACATGGCCCGCCTGGCCCCCTCCAGCCAGCAAACCATGCGCTACATCCTTCAGGACGCCGCCGACCGGCTGGGCTTTGTCGACTGCAATCTCGTCGACGTGCCTTGGCATCGGCTAGAGCCCGGCCACGTGATCGCCCTGGTGTCGGCCCTGCGTGCCGACGGTTACGCGCCCAACAGTTCGTCGCTGTACGTCAACGCGATTCGCGGGGTGATGAACGAGGCCTGGCGCCAGGGCCTGATCGACCATGAGCAGTTGTTGCGCATTCGTGAGGTCAAACCGGCCACCGGCAGCCGCCTGCCGCCAGGGCGCAACCTGCGCCGCAGCCTGATTCGCGAACTGATGGATGTGTGCGCCTCTGACCCGAGGCCGCAGGGGGTACGCGACGCGGCGATCATCGCCTTGCTGTACGGCACCGGCATGCGCAAGTCGGAGTCGGTGGACATCGACCTGGCCCAGGTCGATTTCCAGGCGCGCAGCCTGCAAGTGGTGGGCAAGGGCAACCACCAGCTGATCAAGTACGCTCCGCCATGGGCGTTCGAGAAGCTGCAGGCGTGGCTGGACTTGCGCCGTCAGGACCTGCCGGCAGGGGCAGAAGACGACCTGTTCCTGTTCAACCGCATCCGTCGCGGTAGCCACATCACCCGGGCCCGCATCACCAAGCATGCGATCTACTACATTGCCCGCCAGCGCGGCGCGCAAGTGGGGGTGAAAATCATGCCGCATGACTTCCGCCGGGCGTTCATCACCCGGGTGATCGAAGAGCACGACCTGTCGATTGCACAGAAGCTGGCGCACCACGCCAATATCCAGACCACCGCCATTTATGACCGGCGCGACGACAACGAACGCCGGCGAGCGGTGGACCGCTTCGATTACTGA
- a CDS encoding ATP-dependent DNA helicase — MSYSVAVRALCEFSAKVGDLDLRFTPSPTAQEGIEGHQRVVARRAAGYESEITLEGQFETLRVRGRADGYDPGSNRLEEIKTHRGDLARQPANHRQLHWAQAKVYGWLMCQARQLPAIEVALVYLDVDSDEQTLLSEHHTAAELQAFFETQCRRFLGWAQFQQRRLAERDQGLQALGFPYPQFRQGQRQLAETLYKAVSTGRCLMAQASTGIGKTLGTLFPLLKAMVPQQLDKLFFLTAKTPGRALALDAMRQITDATAQPALRTLELIARDKACEYPDKACHGESCPLAAGFYDRLPAAREAAAALPLLDRANLREVALTHQVCPYYLGQEMARWVDVLVADYNYYFDAHALLFGLTQLNQWRVAVLVDEAHNLVERGRGMYSASLDQGQLQALRQSKPPGLVSALDRLNRQWNALYKEQRAPYQASESLPEGLLRALQQCIGLIQEQMNQAPAHMDPQVLQFFYQALQFSRVAELFDEHFLFDISQRQGPRKRRLATLCLRNVTPARLLAPRMQAARSVTLFSATLSPRHFYSDLLGMPADTAWLEVAAPFRAEQLEVRIASQVSTRYQQRHASLAPIVELIAQQYERMPGNYLAFFSSFEYLQQVAGLLAERHGQIPLWAQAPGMDEAARQGFLDRFVTDGCGVGFAVLGGAFGEGVDLPGTRLVGAFVATLGLPQVNPVNEQLKQRLGRQFGAGFDYAYLYPGVRKVIQAAGRVIRGDQDRGVLVLIDERFAEPRVQQMFPEWWPKDLV, encoded by the coding sequence TTGAGCTACAGCGTGGCGGTGCGTGCTTTGTGCGAGTTCAGCGCCAAGGTCGGCGATCTGGACCTGCGCTTCACCCCGTCACCCACTGCTCAGGAAGGCATCGAAGGGCATCAGCGGGTAGTGGCGCGGCGTGCTGCGGGCTACGAGTCGGAAATCACCCTTGAAGGTCAGTTTGAAACCCTCAGGGTGCGGGGCCGTGCCGACGGTTATGACCCCGGCAGCAATCGCCTGGAAGAGATCAAGACCCACCGCGGCGATCTGGCACGTCAGCCGGCCAATCACCGTCAGTTGCACTGGGCGCAGGCCAAGGTTTATGGCTGGCTGATGTGCCAGGCACGACAACTGCCGGCCATCGAGGTGGCGCTGGTGTACCTGGACGTGGACAGCGACGAGCAGACGCTGTTGAGTGAACATCATACGGCCGCCGAATTGCAGGCCTTCTTCGAAACCCAGTGTCGGCGTTTTCTGGGCTGGGCCCAATTCCAGCAACGCCGTCTGGCCGAACGTGACCAGGGCCTGCAGGCGCTGGGCTTTCCTTACCCACAGTTCCGCCAGGGCCAGCGGCAGTTGGCCGAGACCTTGTACAAAGCGGTAAGCACCGGGCGTTGCCTGATGGCCCAGGCCAGCACCGGTATTGGCAAGACCCTCGGTACCCTGTTCCCGCTACTCAAAGCCATGGTGCCGCAGCAGCTGGACAAGCTGTTCTTTCTCACCGCCAAGACCCCGGGCCGGGCGCTGGCCCTCGATGCCATGCGCCAGATCACCGATGCCACGGCGCAACCTGCTTTGCGCACACTGGAGTTGATCGCCCGCGACAAAGCCTGTGAATACCCGGACAAGGCCTGCCATGGGGAGTCCTGCCCATTGGCCGCCGGCTTCTACGACCGCTTGCCGGCAGCGCGTGAGGCTGCGGCAGCATTGCCGTTGCTCGACCGTGCCAACCTGCGCGAAGTGGCCTTGACCCACCAGGTATGCCCGTATTACCTGGGCCAGGAGATGGCGCGTTGGGTCGACGTGCTGGTCGCCGACTACAACTACTACTTCGATGCGCATGCCTTGCTGTTCGGTCTCACCCAGCTCAACCAGTGGCGCGTTGCGGTGCTGGTGGACGAAGCGCATAACCTGGTGGAGCGAGGGCGCGGCATGTACAGCGCAAGCCTTGACCAGGGGCAATTGCAGGCCCTGCGCCAGAGCAAACCGCCTGGGCTGGTCAGTGCGCTGGACCGCCTTAACCGGCAGTGGAATGCGCTGTACAAAGAGCAGCGTGCGCCCTACCAGGCCAGCGAGTCGCTGCCCGAAGGGTTGTTGCGCGCCCTGCAGCAGTGCATCGGGCTGATTCAGGAACAGATGAACCAGGCGCCCGCGCACATGGACCCGCAGGTGTTGCAGTTCTTCTATCAGGCTTTGCAGTTCAGCCGCGTTGCCGAGCTGTTCGACGAGCACTTCCTGTTCGACATCAGCCAGCGCCAGGGCCCGCGCAAGCGCCGGCTGGCGACCCTGTGCCTGCGCAATGTCACCCCGGCGCGCCTGTTGGCCCCACGCATGCAGGCAGCGCGCAGTGTGACGCTTTTTTCCGCCACGTTGAGCCCGCGGCACTTCTACAGCGACCTGCTGGGCATGCCGGCCGATACCGCCTGGCTGGAGGTGGCTGCGCCGTTTCGCGCAGAGCAGCTGGAGGTGCGGATTGCCAGCCAGGTGTCCACCCGTTACCAGCAGCGCCACGCCTCTCTGGCACCGATTGTCGAGCTGATTGCCCAGCAGTATGAGCGCATGCCGGGTAACTACCTGGCGTTCTTCAGCAGCTTTGAATACCTGCAGCAGGTGGCCGGGTTGCTGGCCGAGCGGCATGGGCAGATTCCCCTGTGGGCCCAGGCACCGGGGATGGACGAGGCGGCCCGCCAAGGATTTCTCGACCGTTTTGTCACCGACGGCTGTGGCGTTGGCTTCGCCGTATTGGGCGGCGCGTTCGGCGAAGGCGTGGACCTGCCGGGTACGCGGCTGGTCGGTGCGTTTGTCGCCACCCTCGGGCTGCCCCAGGTCAACCCGGTGAACGAGCAGCTCAAGCAGCGCCTGGGGCGGCAGTTTGGTGCGGGTTTCGATTACGCTTATCTCTACCCGGGTGTGCGCAAGGTGATCCAGGCGGCAGGCCGGGTTATCCGCGGTGACCAGGACCGTGGTGTACTGGTACTGATTGACGAACGTTTCGCTGAGCCTCGGGTGCAGCAGATGTTCCCGGAGTGGTGGCCGAAGGACTTGGTCTAA
- a CDS encoding VRR-NUC domain-containing protein — translation MIAHSVDDPFYYLHNFRQVVLWVEQRYQDLLDEQALVFIRAFSQLQAPAQALMVRMVMRKGELFRSDRLDYAEIGDTALALQPLQALGWVREPEQLELEQLFALLRKDELARCFARQLSRPRAAKHELLAQLQPLELAARSLAEWFPDSEVRILQWCLQPLCDRMRLLFFGNLYQDWSDFVLADLGLLRYEQVPFSTDSRALHQRDDVDLAMALHQCAERLEQGGDPVSILATLQGLHSDNPWLARRHARLQFALGQQCERLGDWGLAMEVYGQCSHAQARIRQVRVLERSEQWPQAHALALQLAAAPANALEVQALERMLPRLARKLGGPPQRRQRATPLELIELELPREHAALGVEEAVRQYLAQEGGQAHYVENTLFNSLFGLLCWEAIFAPVPGAFFNPFQAAPQDLHDSDFQQRRSALFDLCLGRLDDGSHRQAILDCYKGKQGLQSPFVFWSMLSEDLLEQALACLPAAQLKQCFLRLLQDIRSNRAGMPDLIQFWPEQGRYRMVEVKGPGDRLQDNQLRWLEFCNQHGLPVAVCHVRWGETA, via the coding sequence GTGATCGCCCATTCCGTCGACGACCCGTTCTACTACCTGCACAACTTCCGCCAGGTAGTACTGTGGGTCGAACAGCGCTACCAGGACCTGCTCGATGAACAGGCACTGGTTTTCATCCGTGCCTTCAGCCAACTGCAAGCGCCAGCCCAGGCCTTGATGGTGCGCATGGTCATGCGCAAAGGCGAGTTGTTTCGCAGCGACCGGCTCGACTACGCCGAAATCGGCGACACCGCGTTGGCGCTGCAGCCGTTGCAGGCCCTGGGCTGGGTGCGGGAACCCGAGCAACTGGAGCTGGAGCAACTGTTCGCCTTGTTGCGCAAGGATGAACTCGCCCGCTGCTTCGCCCGGCAACTGAGCCGCCCGCGTGCTGCCAAGCATGAGTTGTTGGCCCAGTTGCAGCCCCTGGAACTGGCGGCCCGGTCGCTGGCCGAATGGTTTCCCGACAGCGAGGTGCGCATTCTGCAGTGGTGCCTGCAGCCCCTGTGCGACCGCATGCGCCTGTTGTTCTTTGGCAACCTTTACCAGGACTGGTCAGACTTCGTGCTCGCCGACCTTGGCCTGTTGCGCTACGAGCAGGTGCCGTTCAGCACGGATTCCCGGGCCTTGCACCAACGTGACGATGTCGACCTGGCCATGGCGTTGCACCAGTGCGCCGAGCGCCTGGAGCAGGGCGGTGACCCGGTGTCGATCCTCGCGACCCTGCAGGGCCTGCACAGTGACAACCCGTGGCTGGCCCGGCGCCATGCGCGCCTGCAGTTCGCCCTGGGCCAACAATGCGAGCGCCTGGGTGACTGGGGCCTGGCCATGGAGGTGTACGGCCAGTGCAGCCATGCCCAGGCGCGCATTCGCCAGGTGCGGGTGCTCGAGCGCAGTGAGCAGTGGCCCCAGGCCCACGCGCTGGCGCTGCAGCTGGCTGCGGCACCGGCCAATGCGCTGGAAGTACAAGCTCTGGAGCGCATGCTGCCACGCCTGGCGCGCAAGCTCGGCGGCCCACCACAGCGACGCCAGCGTGCCACGCCGCTGGAGCTGATCGAGCTCGAACTGCCCCGCGAGCATGCTGCGCTGGGTGTGGAAGAAGCCGTGCGTCAATACCTGGCGCAAGAAGGTGGCCAGGCGCATTACGTTGAAAACACGTTGTTCAACAGCCTGTTTGGCCTGTTGTGCTGGGAGGCCATTTTCGCCCCTGTGCCCGGCGCCTTCTTCAACCCGTTCCAGGCTGCGCCACAAGACCTGCACGACAGTGACTTCCAGCAACGGCGCAGTGCGCTGTTCGATCTCTGCCTGGGGCGGCTCGACGATGGCAGCCATCGCCAGGCGATTCTCGACTGCTACAAGGGCAAGCAGGGCCTCCAGTCGCCATTCGTGTTCTGGTCGATGCTCAGCGAGGACCTGCTGGAACAGGCTTTGGCTTGTTTGCCGGCTGCCCAGCTGAAACAGTGTTTCCTTCGCCTGTTGCAGGACATTCGCAGCAACCGCGCAGGCATGCCTGACCTGATCCAGTTCTGGCCCGAGCAGGGCCGTTATCGCATGGTCGAAGTCAAGGGGCCCGGTGACCGCCTGCAGGACAACCAGCTGCGCTGGCTGGAATTCTGCAACCAACACGGCCTGCCCGTTGCAGTGTGCCATGTGCGCTGGGGTGAAACGGCTTGA
- a CDS encoding MFS transporter produces the protein MKKYQRITVVFLLLIGIVNYLDRSALSIANTSIQKDMMISPSQMGILLSAFSIAYAFAQLPMGMIIDRLGSKVALGASLLGWSVAQAAFGMVNSFAGFMGLRVLLGIGEAPMFPSAAKALSEWVDANERGTPTGVVWSSTCLGPCLAPPLLTLFMVNFGWRGMFIITGVIGVVLAVCWLTFYKSKARYLAELAAEGKPLPSEHKVPAAPAHAPKASYFAGWLDLFKHRSTWGAVLGFMGVIYMLWLHLTWLPGYFEREHGLDLYKTAWVVSLAYGFGAAGTIVAGRFCDRLVKGGMTVLGSRKFSVITGLVLAALFTLPLSFVTGLTGCVILLCLALFSINMASATAWMIVNTIVDSPRVASFGSIQNFGGYIAGSVAPIATGFSIQYSGSFTTAFMISAGVALCSAVAYFLLLQAPIGSAKVEAGEMTAATEQA, from the coding sequence ATGAAGAAGTACCAGCGCATCACCGTTGTGTTCCTGCTGCTGATCGGCATCGTCAACTACCTGGACCGTAGTGCGCTGTCGATCGCCAACACCTCCATCCAGAAAGACATGATGATCAGCCCGTCGCAGATGGGCATTCTGTTGTCGGCCTTTTCCATTGCCTATGCCTTTGCCCAGTTGCCAATGGGCATGATAATCGACCGCCTGGGCAGCAAGGTCGCCCTCGGCGCCTCGCTGCTGGGTTGGTCGGTGGCCCAGGCGGCGTTCGGCATGGTCAACAGTTTTGCCGGTTTCATGGGCCTGCGGGTGCTGCTGGGGATTGGCGAGGCGCCTATGTTCCCGTCGGCGGCCAAAGCCCTGTCGGAGTGGGTCGATGCCAACGAACGCGGCACGCCGACCGGTGTGGTGTGGTCATCGACCTGCCTTGGCCCGTGCCTGGCGCCGCCGTTGCTGACGCTGTTCATGGTCAACTTCGGCTGGCGCGGCATGTTCATCATTACCGGCGTGATCGGTGTGGTGCTGGCGGTGTGCTGGCTGACGTTCTACAAGAGCAAGGCGCGGTACCTGGCGGAACTGGCAGCCGAAGGCAAGCCGCTGCCAAGTGAACACAAGGTACCGGCGGCCCCTGCGCACGCGCCGAAGGCCTCGTACTTCGCCGGCTGGCTCGACCTGTTCAAGCACCGCAGCACCTGGGGTGCGGTGCTGGGCTTCATGGGTGTGATCTACATGCTGTGGCTGCACCTGACCTGGTTGCCGGGTTACTTCGAGCGTGAACACGGCCTGGACCTGTACAAGACCGCCTGGGTAGTGTCGCTGGCCTATGGTTTTGGTGCAGCGGGTACCATCGTTGCCGGGCGCTTCTGCGACAGGCTGGTGAAGGGCGGCATGACCGTGCTCGGCAGCCGCAAGTTCAGCGTGATCACCGGGCTGGTGCTGGCGGCGCTGTTCACCTTGCCGCTGTCATTCGTCACCGGCTTGACCGGCTGCGTCATCCTGCTGTGCCTGGCACTGTTCAGCATCAATATGGCCAGCGCCACTGCCTGGATGATCGTCAACACCATCGTAGACAGCCCGCGCGTGGCCTCGTTTGGCTCGATCCAGAACTTCGGCGGCTACATTGCCGGCTCCGTGGCGCCGATCGCGACCGGCTTCAGCATCCAGTACTCGGGCTCGTTCACCACGGCGTTCATGATCAGTGCGGGGGTGGCGTTATGCTCGGCGGTGGCGTACTTCCTGCTGCTGCAGGCGCCGATCGGCAGCGCCAAGGTCGAGGCGGGTGAGATGACTGCAGCTACTGAGCAGGCATGA
- a CDS encoding fumarylacetoacetate hydrolase family protein, producing MTDRSNANQPLPLSQDASVFESGSWVGRVWLADQGPAVVLVKAGAVYDISTHVATVSALLEVTDPVAYLRALPLAEPLVALSVLLENSDPAQRDPRQPWLLAPIDLQAVKAAGVTFATSLLERVVEEQAKGDPAKADAIRDTLASRIGADLSQIVPGSAQAEALRKVLVEQGLWSQYLEVGIGPDAEVFTKAQPLSAVGHGADIGIHPKSSWNNPEPEVVLAVSSDGSIKGAMLGNDVNLRDFEGRSALLLSKAKDNNASTALGPLLRLFDESFGLDDVRNAEVDLRVEGEDGFVLSGRSSMRQISRDPQDLVQQTLNENHQYPDGMVLFLGTLFAPKQDRDQPGNGFTHKPGDVVTISNPLLGTLCNRVTTSDQAPQWAFGLRALIDNLGRRGLLEVAATARQP from the coding sequence ATGACTGATCGATCAAACGCCAATCAACCGCTGCCGCTGAGCCAGGATGCCAGTGTGTTCGAAAGCGGCAGCTGGGTAGGGCGGGTCTGGCTGGCAGACCAGGGGCCGGCGGTGGTGCTGGTGAAGGCAGGCGCCGTGTACGATATCAGCACCCACGTGGCGACTGTTTCGGCTCTGCTGGAAGTGACCGACCCGGTGGCCTATCTGCGCGCCCTGCCGCTGGCCGAACCGCTGGTTGCGTTATCGGTATTGCTGGAGAACAGCGACCCCGCCCAGCGCGACCCGCGTCAGCCATGGCTGCTGGCGCCCATCGACCTGCAGGCGGTGAAGGCCGCTGGTGTGACCTTTGCCACCAGTTTGCTCGAACGTGTAGTGGAAGAGCAGGCCAAGGGTGACCCGGCCAAGGCCGACGCCATCCGTGACACCCTGGCCAGCCGAATTGGCGCTGACCTGTCGCAGATTGTGCCCGGCTCGGCCCAGGCCGAAGCGCTGCGCAAGGTGCTGGTAGAGCAGGGGCTGTGGTCGCAATACCTGGAGGTGGGCATTGGCCCGGATGCCGAAGTGTTCACCAAGGCCCAGCCGCTGTCCGCGGTTGGCCACGGTGCCGATATCGGTATCCACCCCAAGTCCAGCTGGAACAACCCGGAGCCGGAAGTGGTGCTGGCGGTGTCGAGCGATGGCAGCATCAAGGGCGCCATGCTCGGCAACGACGTGAACTTGCGCGACTTCGAAGGGCGCAGCGCCTTGCTGCTGTCCAAGGCCAAGGACAACAATGCCTCCACCGCACTGGGCCCGCTGCTGCGGCTGTTTGACGAAAGCTTCGGCCTCGACGATGTGCGCAACGCCGAAGTGGACCTGCGCGTTGAAGGCGAGGACGGTTTCGTCCTGTCTGGCCGCAGTTCCATGCGCCAGATCAGCCGCGACCCGCAAGACCTTGTGCAGCAAACCCTCAACGAAAACCATCAGTACCCGGACGGCATGGTGCTGTTCCTCGGCACCCTGTTTGCCCCCAAGCAGGACCGGGACCAGCCAGGCAATGGCTTTACGCACAAGCCGGGCGACGTGGTAACCATAAGCAACCCGCTACTGGGTACCCTGTGCAACCGCGTGACCACCAGCGACCAGGCGCCGCAATGGGCGTTTGGGCTGCGGGCGCTGATCGACAACCTTGGCCGGCGTGGTCTGCTGGAGGTCGCAGCCACCGCACGCCAGCCCTGA